The Mauremys mutica isolate MM-2020 ecotype Southern chromosome 20, ASM2049712v1, whole genome shotgun sequence genome contains the following window.
TGACCACCCATCGACGCAGGGCtggctcccccatcccacccacccccaacctgTCCCCCACATGCCATcgtcaccctccaccccaatcATCCACCCCCCGGCAATCACACTGCCCAGTGCTTCACCCGTCTCCCCCGTCCCCCCGGGCTCTGCGAGCGCACCCCCACGCGGGAAGGGAACTGAAGGCGTGTTTGCTGCAGGGGCTGAGAAATGTCCCAGGCTTTTACAAAGGGAAAGTCACCATGAGGTTGATGACCCGGAAGTCCTTCTGCAGCCCGTGGCCCACGAATTTCACCCCGACATCGATGAGGAAGCGCAGCTTCAGGTAGGTGGACTTGAGTGTGGTGAGGTGCTTGGAGGAGATCTTGGCATCCAGGTCGCCCGGCTTGATTCCCGAGTACTGGGTCAGGTAATCCACCACCTGCAAGGGGAGGGGCCGGTGATCACAGGCATGTGGGGAGAGGGCCGGTgactgcaggggggtgggggcagtgtcgGGGAGCCCCCCCTCAGCCAGGACGCCCGTGGCGGGTACCTGCTCCTGGGTGGAGATGTAGTCGTCGATGAAGGGAATCCCCTCATTGGGGCCCTGGCCTCGCACACACGTGATCCTGGCCACGGACATCTGGCTGGGCTTGATGGTGGATTTGGTGCCGTCGCTGCGCAGCTCGGCCTCTTCCTGCACAGGGTCACAGGAGCCGTTGGCAGGGGAAGCCCCCCCAGCcctcgctgccccctccccaggagcCGGGCCTCAGCCATCGGGACTTCCCGTGGTTCTGGCCATTGCTAGACCCCAGCAGGACGGCTCCGGACCCCACGGCTCCGTCTCTCGCCCGACCCACCCCGGCCAAACACCAACGTCCGTCCCAGCTGCGGCCTCTACCTCGTTAAGCGTGACGAACTCGGCGTCCAGCCCCACCAGGTCGCCCGCCTGGGGCATCTCGTTCAGCATGAGCGGGATGAAGGTGGCGTGGCACTTGCGCTGCTTGCGAGCCAGGGAGGCCTCGGCCAGCAGCACGCTGGCCTCGATCGGGTTCTTGACTTCGAGGCAGtagggggaagggtggggaagagagaacgCGACGTCAGACGGGCGCTTGGCTGCTGGATTCGCAGCAGAagaggccaggccaggctgggctcCCACGGGCTGCCTGGCATTCAGGGCAGCTGGAGCACGTGAAGGAGACAATGCCCTCCAGAGGGAAAAGGCCAGGGACCATTGTCCTCCATCCAAACATCAGCCCCCGTTTCTATGGGGTCACACAAGCTTCTGCGGGTGCCGAGGATACAGCCCTGCCAGAGCAGGTGTGGAGCTGGGGCCTTGATGGACAGAGAAATTCCAGCTGCCTTGCCCGGCCGGGTCCCCTGCCCTCGACCCACCACGCACCGGGCGGCACAGATGGAAAAGGCGTCGGCGAACCCAGCACGCAGGGCTCCATGCCCaagagaggggcccagcccaCGTGGACAGGACAAGCGAGGCTCTCGGTGGGAcggctccccctgcagcccagccccgctCCGGGGGCCGTTGGGGACCATTCTGTGTCCCTTGGCAGAAGCCGTTCTAGGGGATCGTTGAGCACCCGAGAGAATGTGGAAATGACCGGGCTCCCCTGCAGCCAAcgatgctgatttgcaccagcggAGGGTCTGGCCCCCTTCCCACCATTCTGCTGCTTCGTTTGCTTCCTGTGCCGCAGCTCGCTGGGATGGTGGAGCTggactggtcagtttcacttcctggttctgGGCTCGGGGCATGACCCGGGGGTTGCCCCTAACCCAACTCCCCTCCGCGCCCCAATCTCTAGCTGGAGGGAAGTGCTGCTTTACGCTGGATCTAGCTGGCcggccaggcagggcagagccagTACACAGCAGGGACACGCTTCCCGACTGTCCCCTTAACACAACCTCTCAGCTGGGCTGGCTCCGGCGGGGTAACCCGAGCTGAAGACAGGCCCAGGGCTCCACACACGCGGCCCTGACGCGGAAcacgccccccagccctgcgcgCAGACACTCACTGGTCAGGTTGTACTCGGCGTGGAGGTTCCTTCGGGCGTAGTACAGGATGGCAGGCACCTTCCAGCTCATGTCAAACTGCACCGCCTCGCACTGCGACAGAGGGAGGGACGTGTGTACGGACAACTCGGGGgccggggctggcaggggctgagctCCGAGAAGGgcttcctcccccacaccccacagaGCAGGACAGAGCAGAACTTAACGAGCTTTACGCACCTGCACACTACAGAGGATTCTATGAATGGGGGCGTGGGGTTAAATCCAGCCCTCCTGCCAGCAGAATCCCAACAGGGGGCGCTCTCTGTCCCTGTCCCCGccacatctcccccaccccaaattcaGACCCCCAACCCTCCGCCACACAGAAACACACGGTCCCATCACAGGTGACAcgcactgcccccaccacccatgCGGGCGACAcaggggttagggttcctttcgGCTCCCTCTCCCCGGTACCCTCCACTGTGGAGTGTGGGGACAATCGGGgccagctgggaatgggcagaTCTCACACTGGGCAGCTGGAGACACGACAACTTACAGCCCCGGGGGCTGATGGCTGGTGGAAGCCCAAGTCTCTGCCGTTCCCCTGCTGCtgccgcagccccccacccccttcacagcccagcagcagcattcGGTAAAACACACAACCAGCTgcgctgagcagcagcagcctctccccGGCCGCTGTGGGCTGATCACGCTCTTCTCCTCAGCAGATCTGGAAGTGGAGGTCAGGAGCGTTATTCCtgcttcacagatggggaaactgaggcatggagcagggacgtgacttgcccaaggtcacccagcaggttagtggcagagctgggaagagaagccAGGTAccctgagccccagtccagtgctctgcccgctaggccatgctgcctccctggccaggccGTTCGCACGGTGCCACGAGAAGTGGGGCATCCTGAGGGTTGATTCTGATACTCGGGCTGCCCGTGGAATGAGGCTCCTTACCTTGTCCACAGGCTCGATGAGGAAGTCATTGAAGAGATACCACTGCTGGTGCGTGACCCCCTGGGGGCGAGAGAGAGGCCGGGTTGGTCTGCAACCTTGGGTCATGCGCTGTATTTATTAGGCAAACACAGCAGCCACCCAGGGGCCCAGGCACCATCCCCTCTGGAACATGGCCCCCTTCCTGAGACACCCAGCCAAGAGGGGGTtccccggggggggctggggttcCAGTGGGCGGCAGCCTGGGCATGGCGGCTGGGAGAGAGGTGGGCTCGGTCcgctccccagctcacctctttCCTTTGGTGATAGGTCTCCCCGACTTTGATGTGCCCCACCAGGCTGCCCCCGGTGCGGGGGTCCAGAATGTGGACAACGGTGGCCATCAGGTCGTACATGTACGTCGAGTCCTGGTCATCGGACGAGCTCAGCTGCAAGGAAGAACCCACCCCCGGCGGTTACACGAATCTGCTGGGAACTGGCTGACCAGGACACGGATGGACGCAGCTCATGACACGGGAAGCCCGTGCGATGGGTCAAGGGAAATCACCTTGGCAGAGGCAGCTCCCGCGGCCGCGACACAAACCCGCAGAGCCTGGCAAAGCCAGAGCCGCTCCCGACCGTGCCCAAGTTCTGCCATCGGGCCAgtgggggcacagcagtccccTGGCACCAGCGAAAGGTGACACAGGCCTCCCCAGCACGCAGACCCCCGGCTAAGGGGGACCCGCTTCGGTGAGCGAGTTCCATCTCGACTCCAGCCTCAACATTCCAGGCGCTGCAAGCCCCTCGTGCCGGGGGGAGCCCGCTGGCGCCCCTACAAGCGCGGCCACGGTCAGCagttccctctctctgccctcgaCCTTGCTGGACGGACTTTCGACCCCGGCGGAGCCAGGGAACCCACTACCTCATCGCTTTCGTTCCAGTTGCAGACATCCAGCTCCTTGTTCTTGGTCAGTTTCATCCGGATGGAATGGGGAATCCAGATGTTCTTCAGCTCTTCGAGGGAGGTGTACGAGTGCCCCGCCTCGGCGTTCCCCAGGTCCTTCCTGCCAGGAAAGGACACAGGGAATTCCAGACCTTGaacccaggagggaggggagaggctctGGGACTTTCAGACACGGAGGGCCGGATCCCCAGCGGGGGTAAATTGGGGTGGCGCCAGTGAAGTCCACAGAGCtgcgctgatttacaccagctgaggatccggtcCTGACCTCTTGGGAGAGAGGCTAGAAGGTGCCAATCGAAGATGGTCAAAGCAACGGAGGAGGGTGATCCCTGGAAGCCTAGTCTGCAAGAGACCGAGGGCGTGGAACAGGCAGCAGGAGCGCTGCCTCGGGGCCAGATGcgcccctggtgtaactccactgatgccaGAGGGTGACTTCAGGCTGCTGAAGGTTATGGGGAGATGTAAAGCCAAGGTCCCGATGCTAACGGTCAGAAAGGATCGCGTCTGGCCAAAGTCCAGTGGAGGTGAATGTTCACAACACAGCGTTACACAGGGCTTAAGCCTGCAAACATGAATTACATTCTGCTCCCACAATTTCCCTGGGCAGATTCCTCACTTCGTGTGTTTCCTATACTGTTGGGTGGTGCTGCTCAGTGCCGTTAAGCAGCTgctgcatcccaccccagaggtggctgcatgtcagtgtgCACCGTTCGTGCTTcagtttataaagcactttgggatgttAGGTGCTGTAGACAGGCAATATGAAATCACTGGCAAATGGGAAAACAGCACCAAGTTCTCTGAGGCCACGGGAAGGATTCAGATGGCAAAACTTCTAAGATGGACAAAAGCCAATTTGTGCTCCACCAGCAAGTACCTACCATTCTCCAAGCGAGATCTCTTTGCTCTTGGGGATTTCAAGGCCTCCTTTCTTCATCACTGTTTTTTTAAAGGCGTACTGGCAACAAAATACAGAGCAAAAGCATCAGCGCAGGAGCGGGGAGAGACGCTTGTGACACGAACGTGTAGCTGGAGACAGCTGACTTTGGGAAAAGGACAGAGCCCGCGACATGAGTGGCACAGAGAAACAAAGCATGGGAAATCATTTCAGTGGACAAAATGCCAGACAGCCTCAGGGCAGAGTAACAAAGTGGTTAGAAGGCGTGGGAACCAGTTTTGTAATTTGAATCAAACTGAGACACAGACAATGCTCAGAGGTTGATCGCCCACAAGCGCATCTTTCAAAGGTAACGAGGACAGGTTAGGAATAAGATTTATCGATCCTCGGAAAGTTCATGTTGCTGAATAACGATCAAAGAAAATCCCTCTAGGGGTATGTCTGTCCTACAGCCATGGGAAGCGACGGCAGCTCGTCTCCACGGAGCCGCACTAGCAGGGACGGCACTGCAGGGGATGCTACGGCTCAGGCTGTACAAGTTCGCCCGGGACCCTGGGCGATTACTCAGGCAACTAGTCTGCGGTGCTACTTTGCTACTCCAGCCCCTGAGCTAGCGAGATGCAGTCACACCCAGTGAccgcacttagggtgaccagatgagagggagacaCAGGGGTTGGGAGGAGGGGGTCCGCCGGcggagcgaaatatcgggacaaacacctaaatatcgggacgtctggtcaccctaaccgcACTGTGGTCAAACTGCCAGCAGATCCTGCACAGAGTGACCCGAGGCTGCCAAGAGAACAGACCGGCCTGCACTCAACCAAACACTTCCCCTACCTCTGCCTGCGTCTTCCAGAAATCTGCCTCCTTGGAGCTGTTCACTTCGCAGTTAATGACCAAGACATCGGGCAAGCAGCGGATGTTCCGGGTTTGGACCTGCGTGAGGACAGACAGAAAGAGGGCGGGTGGGAAGGGGCATTGCCAGTGGCCCTGAAGGGAAGATGGACACCAGGCTAGTACTGCGCTTCCCCTGCCCTCTAAGCTTCCTGCTCCCCTCGCAGGCGGGTCAGTGCTAGCCGTGTTCTCAGAGATGGAAACAGGCACGGAGCAGGGACGTGACTTGCCTGAGGCTGCAGTGCCAGCGTTGGGCTTGGTGCTAGGCTCAGAACCCAGCTCCCGTCTAGCCCCTCCGGCCTGCTCCCATCGAGTTCTCTGCACTGTCCGGTCAGAGACTGGGCTTCCCTGGGGAGACCATCGCCCAGGCGAATGGAGCAGGGACCTTTCGCCAGCTGCaccgctccacccctgccccgctgaCGCCCGCAATGAAGGGGATAAGCAGGCAGCGAGCGGCCACCTCCCAGACTCACCGTGGGCTGGTACTTCTCACAGTTCTCACACCAGGCCTGGGTGTTCTGCTCCAGACAGATGCTCCTCTTTAAGATCTGGGCAAACTCATAATCTCTGGTTTTATCTGAGGGCAgatgtgaggggaggggggaacagttTCATTTAATCAAAACAGGAATCCCCAGAGATTGAGTCCGGATGTAAATCTGACCCGCCAGACTCCGGACAGGGCTCTGACTCACTCCTCAGGGGCAGCACCTGCTAAAGGTGGGGCCCACCACGGGGTTAAAAGTCCCCCTCGGTCTCCTGAACCCAAGGAAGATTGAGCCAGCGTCAGCTGCGCCCTGGTTTACAAGGCACAGGGTAGCCACCATCCCCCctcgccccgctccccccagccctctccacgCTCCCCGCGCTTACCGTTGCTCTCGGGGTAGGAGAGGGTGAAGAGCAGCGTGGAGGAGACTCGCACCGTCTCCTTGCCGCAGCGGCACATGCTGCAGTTCTCCACCTCGCAGCTGAAGAGCTGCCCGATGACCGAGTCCCCTGAAGACCCAAAGCTGCTGGAGCAAAGGAAGCACGCCCGGGTCAGCGGGGGTGGGGCTGATAACGCCGGAGCCTTTCAAGGCCTGGCAGGGCGAGAGCGTGGCACTAGGCCCCCACACGCCCTTCCCAGCCTGGGCACTTGAAGGTGGTAGCTGCCAACAGGATCCTGGGAACCCCAAAGGAGTGGGCGTGGGTACGGAGCTGACTCAGTGGGGACACTGCCCGTCACCCCTCTGGGCAGCCACGGAGGGGTGACAAAGAGGCCAGGGCTCAGAGCCCTGGTGGCTCTGTGCCCGGGATCAGACCAGCGTGGGCTGTGGGAGAGCCAGCACCGTGCCCAGCTCCCGCAGCTGGTCCACAGCAAAGCCCCCCGCAGACAGCCTCTAAGCCCAGCCCCGGGCGGGGTGCTCCCCCTCCTAGCccagcagcgggggcggggggaaggggttaCCTGCTGCCAACACCCCGATAGGCCTGCGGTCCCTCCTGCTCCTGGGTCTCCTGGTGAAGCTGAGTCAGGATGAAGCGGTTCCAGCTCTGGATCAACCGGCCCAGGTTCACTTTGCCCGTGGCCTCATCGGAGTCGGCCAGGATCAGCCCCAGGGCGGACGCCTCTGGGATGGTGCGGAAGGCACGCAGGAAGTTgcttccctgggggaggggaaggattgGAGCATCGGGGCGGGGGAGAACCGGAGAGATGGCATTACCCAAAGTCCTTAACGTGGCCCCTTCCGGATGGTGCCAAGtgccccccctctcctccccaaacTCCTGGGGATCTCATCTGCCAGCAAGTGAGACGCTGCCGGCTGCTTCGCCCGAGTCCCTGCAGTGCAGCCCCGAGTCAGACTTCCAGAACCCTGTTCAAGAAGCACCCCCCCACCGCCCCTCCCCAACAGCCCTGGTGCTTGGCATCTGCTCCCCACGTACCTGGCACGGGTCCCCCCGGGACAAGTCCAGCATGTGGAAGAGAAAGCCCAGTTCACAGCCCAGACAGAACTCCTTCTGGCACAGGTGGTTCTGGACCAGGCAGCGGACGGGCTCCAGGAAATACAGCACCTGGGGAGGCGGCGGCAGGGCAAGTGAGCGGGGTGCGCTGGAAGGCCGCAGCAAGCCctggcggggaggggctgggcgcCAGGCTCACCTGGATCATGCAGTTGCAGTAGGCGTTGGGAATGTGGGGCTCCAGGCCAGCAAACAGGGTCTTGTTGTAATGTTTGAAGTCAAAGTCCTCCAGGCCCAGCTTGGAGTATTTGATCGTGACCTGGACAGAGGAGGAAATCCTCAGAAACGAGGGAAACCCTTGGCCCTGAGCTGGTCGATTGCACCAACACACAATCGCCTGCACAAGCacttgtgtgtgggagagcaCTCAGCGAACACACAAGCGTTGACACGAGCACACCCCAATACACAATCAGAAGCGATGCTAACACATCACGAGTCAGACCCGCGGGGTTGTCAGGGCGAACCTCCCCCGGGGCACTCAGCACCACTCAGGATCAAACCACGAGTGAGAAGTGCTGGCTCCAGCCCACTCTTTTACCCTCCCGCCTGGAGGGGGACCCGCTTTCTGTACAGGCACCTGGGACAGgaagggctctggggggggggcggagaactGGGCCTCCCCACTGGGTCGCATGGGCTGGAGGCTGCCTTTCCGGGCTGGTCACGCATGACCCTTGGGGCACACCTGGCTGATCCGTCCTGTGACACCTCATTACAGCTTCACCTGGCCCCTCCACTCCCCCGAAGCCCCAAGCCCCGCGGGCAGATCTTGAGAGTCAGACCTTCCTGTACTTCTTTGCCACCATGTAGAGGTGAGGCTCCTCTTCCCGGCCGATTGGGGATTCGGGGACCTGGCTGAAAGTGTCGAACTCGTTGTCCAGCTCTTTCAGCCGATACGGGATCTGAGGGAGGCAGGAAGGAAAAGGGACAGAGCAGCTTAGTGCCGAGGCCAAGTGTGTCCGGAGCAAGCAACCTCCAACACAAACAACGCacggcctggcccagcccagcccagccccccagctgggtctggggccCAGATCAACTAACGGGGCGAAGGAATAAAGCACCAAAGGGAAAGGACACGTCCCTTCACCTCTGCCAAAGCTCCTCCTCTTACTCGTTACAGCACTTGGTGCTCTTTTAAATGGTTGTGGAACTGCTGGTGCAAACACCACAAATCCGTGGTCTGCCAAGGGTTGGTTTAGGGCagtggtgcccgcgggtgccatggtgcccaccggggcatctatctgcgcccacgtcctggccggtggacaagcatccgccaaaatgccaccgaaaagcGACGTCACGAGGCGTCGCAGCCGAAACGCCGCTGAAAATCACCTCGTCAGAGCCCCTGGATAGCCCAGGATGCAGAACTTCCCCCGTTCACCCCAGCAACGAGACCAGTAACTTGTTTCGAATCCCATTCCACATTAACACCTCACCCGCCACCGAAAcgcagccccctctggggtgaaacacagcagctgttcAAACCACGCCCAGCAACACTACACGAATCCTGCTGCTGTCAGCTGTGCACATCCCCAGCTGGCAGAGAGAGGCTCAGGACTCGCATCCGCGCGTACGCACACCTGGTTCCGGAGCTTGGTCCTTGGGTTTGGTGCGTAGCCGATGAAACCCACTTTCTTCATGGTGCGCAGGATCTCGGGGTCTACAGGTGGGGCCCGCctacaaaacacacacaactcAACGACCAGCCAGAGGTGCTGACACGTCCTGGATTTGTTCACAGAACCGAGAGAGCAGCTGTACAACTTCCACCCCAGACACCGGCTCCCACCTTCCCAGCCAAAGTGATGACAGGACTGTTCCCTGGAATGCATTCGATCCTTGGCTTCTCTATGGCCAAGGCCAGCCCCGGGGCTAAAGGTGAGGGGTTCTGTGCCATGGCGAATCGCCACCAGACCACCAAGCGGAGCATGGCGTTTCACTtactgcagctgcctctggggtggaactcAGCAGCTGACTGCACAGCAATTTAGGACAGGGCCAAAGGAGAATACTAAAGCGGGTCAGCTGGGGAAGGGGATATTTAGATACACAGAATGTAATTACCTAAATTGGAATTTGACCAGGAAGCCAAGGGCAACACACAGATTCTTGAGGAAGTGCCGTGGGATTTCCCATGACCACAAGCAACCAGGACCTCAGAATTACAACTCATCAGGCCAGAAGGCTGGGGCACTGGTTCGGTACTGACTCCGGAGGGAATGTCTCCTGTTGGATCGTCAGTACCACTTCCTGAAGCACCCTGCTCTTTCCCCTTCAGTACCTGACCCGGCCCAATCCTGCCTGGCTCAGGAGAGCAAACGGGAACCAAGTCTgaggtgtagggtgaccagacagcaagtgtgaaaaatcgggacagaaggTGGCAGGTaatgggagcctatataagaaaaagccccaaatatcgggactgtccctgtaaaatcgggacatctggccgTCTGGGGGAGCTCACAGGCTACTTACATGCTCTTTGCGAGAGCCCTGATGAGTTACCTGGGCGCAGGGGCGGAGTTGGCAGCAGGCCAGTCTGACAGCAGCGTCTCGCTGGTCAGCGGCACGGGGATCAGAGAAAGGGGCATGAGGTCCTGGTTCCAGTCCAGGTGAGGCAGGGTGTCTACCATGCAGGGCAGGGCAAAGTCGGTCTCCCGGGAGTAGGCATTGAAGGTGACCTCGGGCGAGTCGGCCCAGAGGTGGACGCAGCCCTCCGAGTCGCCGAACACCATGGCCTGCTTGCTGGCCGACACGTCAAAGGTCATGATCAGCTGCCCCACCGTGTTGACGTGGAAGATGTCAGCGGGGTTGGCAAGGCCCGTGGGCTCGCAGAACTGGCACTGCCCTGATGGGAAGAGCAGAGAGGCTTcagggagggggtctggggcacaGCGCAGGACTCCCAGCAAACCTCACACCGATAAGGCCCCACACCGGCTTCCATCCGGAGATCCCACAGCACTTTACAGACCAGACACAAGGACCCCTTCCTGGAGCTCTGCAAGACACTCCGCTGAGCTGCCAGACAAGGGCCGAGTCAGACCTTGCTGGATTCGAACCTGCGGTTCCACAGGATCCGGACTAAACCCAAGGACTAGGGAGCCCAAGGCGAACCGCCTACCTGTCTGGGAGATGATGGCCAGCCGGGAGGTGTAGGTGGGGATGAACTTGAGGAAGAGAGGGTCCACGTGGACCTGCAGCGGGGTGATGGCCCGCATCATGCGCAGGTCATACACCTTCAGGAAGCGGTCGCAGGCCAAGCCGTTCATGCGGCTGGAGAAGCCGCACGTCACCAGCAGGTTGCCGTGGACGTCGAAATCCGACAGGCTGCCTGAGTAGGCGTCGAACTCGTGCTCCGCCGCGAAGGTGCGTAGATCCCGCAGGGACACCTGGGGGTGGCACAAAGGAAGCACCGGTAACAGGGACAGAGGCAGGGGGAGATCACAGGGGGACAaacaggagaggaaggaagggccagtggttagagcactagcacAGGACATGGGAGACTGGGGGTAGAGTTCCTTGATCCACCCCAGACTTCCTGGGCCTGTGACACCACGGCAagtccctcagcctctctgtgtCCGTCTGCACCACAGGGATCAGGGCCCTGTGAGGCCATGACAGCGATGGGGGCCGGTCGGTACCCAAGACAGACTGAATACATGGGAACTGCCATGATGGCCTGGCGCAGGAGCAGGGCGCGGACTCAGcctcccagccctctctccagcatcagctgctgccccccaccAGAGGTGGCTGGAAGGCCACTGTGTGAAGTGCTTTGGTGCCCTTCGGGGGGAGCGGTGCCAGAGAAACACACACTCCCCTCGAGCCGCCTGCCTAGGCAGGTGTACGGCCCCGAGCAGCTGAGAGGAGACAGAGCTTTGTTATGCCAGAGCTGGACACGCAGCCCTGGAAGGGAACTCCTGGGTCAGCGAGTCCGGTCCCTCCTATGGCAAGCAGCCCTGTTCTATCATCCCGACCACGGCCGGCTCGAGCTCCTACGTCAGAGTCCCTGGGAGAGGACTcgccaggcaggagcagggctgagggtACCTTCCCTGTCGTGTGTCCGCAGAAGAAGAAGCGGTTGGACTGCCTCAGGATGGTGACGCCGGGCACCTCCACGGTGTACTGGAAAGGAAAGGGTGAAGAGAGGAGACACTCACCCTCAGTGGAGATGGCAGCTAGCCTCCGGGGCAGTGAACTGGCAAACGTGTCTCTGGCAGCACAGAAACCAGAGCCTGGTCCCAGCCCGGGGGAAGGCAGCGTGAACTAGTGGTTAAAGCTGGGGTTCTAGTCCTCCCTCTGTCACAGacccctctctgtacctcagtttcccctgctgttTAGTGGGGCCTTATTCATTAACCAGCCTGCACACAGGGGCCAGGGATCTGCAGACAAAGGGTCGTTGAGGGGTTCTTCCCCAGCAGCAGCCTCTGCATTAGCAGGAGGCATGTGgaacccctccccagcacccctctgggACAAGCTGAATACATCAGAATAGGGGGCAGAGAGACCTCTCCCTGCTGTACCCCTCCAAACCTAGTGGGGCCTGACCCCCAAGGGGCACCAGGCACCTGCCTCTGCCACCCAAGCCAACGAGAGGCCAAGGTGCTCAGTACCCCTCAGGATCAGGCCTGCGAACAGAGGCCGACCCAAGGCCATTGGTACCTTCTGGGTCTCCTGGACGGTGTTGAGGTCGATCTCGATGACGTGGTTCTGGAGCCCCCCGATCAGCAGGGTGCTCCTGTCTGTCAGCAGCAGGCTGTGCACGTCCTCGCTCTCGTCCATGCTGACGCAAAGGGAGAGGCAGCAAACACTCATTCTCCTGCTCGGCTcgggcctccctcctcccccagacacACTCTGCTTCGCGCACCTTCCCCCAGCAGGGCCATGTGCAAAGGGGGGGCaggccccccacagcacagactCGATCGGATCGGGTCAGTGTTGATATGGGagcttttccccttcccctgtgCGAAGGGAGCTGCAGGAGTTCCTAGGTGCCCATGTCACATCACCGTTAGCAGCCGCCTTGTGTAGGCCAAGGACTGAACGGGGCTCCCTCCTCGGCCTAGAGAGGATCCCTACAGGGCCAGCGTGAGGCTTTCCTTCTGTCAGCACAGCCAGGCGCCGCCCTGCGGAGGAAACTCACAGGTAGTCGAAGATGATCAGGCCCCCCCGGGACATGTACTTGAGGTTCGTCTTGGTCAGGAAGAGGACGCCGTTCTCCAGGCTCTGGATCTGACGGACGTCGTCGCTGGTGCTCACCTGGAAGGAGGAATAGCGCTCCAGGGCCGGGCCGAAGAACGAGGTGGCGTGACCCTGAAAGGAAGCGGAGAGGAAAGGCCGGCCTGGGGTGGACTCTTCAACCCACTCCAACACCTCATCATCCTCACGCTAACAATGCAGTTTGATGCCACTGAGTCAGAGTCCAAAGCCAGACAGGCCCACTGTGACCATCGAGTCTGACATCCCGGCtagcacaggccacaggactGCCCTGAACTAACTCCTCTCTGAACCAGAGCGCGTGTTTTAGAACAACATCCAACCTGGATTTCAAAACTACCAGGGATGGAGACTCCATCGCAATCCCTGGTGAACTGGTCCAGTGGATAACTACCCTCCCTGTTCAGAGCGTGTGCATTCCTGTCTAGCTGCAGCTGCCAGACGCTGGCTTGCCTTGGACCGCGGTCTGCCCGCCTGAAGAGCCCGGCatcaaatattttttccccacctaggtacttacagactatgatcaagtcacccctttacACAACGCACCCGACCCTCAGCTGCTGCCGCAGCAGGGACGTTACAACGACAAAGTGGGCAGAGGAAGTGTGAACTGTGGGTACCGGAGGGGTGCCAGGGAAAGGGAAAAGCAGTGGGACTCTCTGGTAGAAGGGCACATACAAGGATGGGCACTCAGCCCCATT
Protein-coding sequences here:
- the PAN2 gene encoding PAN2-PAN3 deadenylation complex catalytic subunit PAN2 isoform X5, giving the protein MNFEGLDPALAEYAPALHPALDPVLDPHLNPALLQNVELDAEGVPLEGIPVPESVHIMEGMYSELHTVVSEVGVPVSVSHFDLHEEMLWVGNHGGHATSFFGPALERYSSFQVSTSDDVRQIQSLENGVLFLTKTNLKYMSRGGLIIFDYLMDESEDVHSLLLTDRSTLLIGGLQNHVIEIDLNTVQETQKYTVEVPGVTILRQSNRFFFCGHTTGKVSLRDLRTFAAEHEFDAYSGSLSDFDVHGNLLVTCGFSSRMNGLACDRFLKVYDLRMMRAITPLQVHVDPLFLKFIPTYTSRLAIISQTGQCQFCEPTGLANPADIFHVNTVGQLIMTFDVSASKQAMVFGDSEGCVHLWADSPEVTFNAYSRETDFALPCMVDTLPHLDWNQDLMPLSLIPVPLTSETLLSDWPAANSAPAPRRAPPVDPEILRTMKKVGFIGYAPNPRTKLRNQIPYRLKELDNEFDTFSQVPESPIGREEEPHLYMVAKKYRKVTIKYSKLGLEDFDFKHYNKTLFAGLEPHIPNAYCNCMIQVLYFLEPVRCLVQNHLCQKEFCLGCELGFLFHMLDLSRGDPCQGSNFLRAFRTIPEASALGLILADSDEATGKVNLGRLIQSWNRFILTQLHQETQEQEGPQAYRGVGSSSFGSSGDSVIGQLFSCEVENCSMCRCGKETVRVSSTLLFTLSYPESNDKTRDYEFAQILKRSICLEQNTQAWCENCEKYQPTVQTRNIRCLPDVLVINCEVNSSKEADFWKTQAEYAFKKTVMKKGGLEIPKSKEISLGEWKDLGNAEAGHSYTSLEELKNIWIPHSIRMKLTKNKELDVCNWNESDELSSSDDQDSTYMYDLMATVVHILDPRTGGSLVGHIKVGETYHQRKEGVTHQQWYLFNDFLIEPVDKCEAVQFDMSWKVPAILYYARRNLHAEYNLTIKNPIEASVLLAEASLARKQRKCHATFIPLMLNEMPQAGDLVGLDAEFVTLNEEEAELRSDGTKSTIKPSQMSVARITCVRGQGPNEGIPFIDDYISTQEQVVDYLTQYSGIKPGDLDAKISSKHLTTLKSTYLKLRFLIDVGVKFVGHGLQKDFRVINLMVPKDQVIDTVYLFHMPRKRMISLRFLAWYFLDLKIQGETHDSIEDARTALQLYRKYLELSKNATEPDDFRKVLKGLYEKGRKMDWKVPEPDSQSSPKNAAVFPAVLGL